A window of Corallococcus macrosporus DSM 14697 contains these coding sequences:
- a CDS encoding FAD-dependent oxidoreductase yields the protein MADEVRTTQCCVVGGGPAGMMLGLLLARAGVEVTVLEKHADFLRDFRGDTIHPSTLELMHELGWLDELLALPHQKAPMLRFQNDAHDVVVADFSHLPTHARYIAFMPQWDLLDFLARKASAWPGFKLRQCAEVTDVLREEGRVVGVRARTPEGALEVRADLVVAADGRNSTLRQQAGLEVETLGAPMDVLWFRVSRGPGDPEDPMGRFEQGQIFILINRGDSWQCGRVIAKGSAEALRAAGLPSFREDLARQAPFLADRVHELATWEDVKLLTVRVDRLRTWYQAGLLCIGDAAHAMSPVAGVGINLAVQDAVAAANILAGPLLARRVTPEHLRRVQERREWPTRITQRAQVLIQNRVLGPALRRPAASGGGLPLPMWLVQHVPFLRRIPARLVGMGVRPEHVRTPAAPPRA from the coding sequence ATGGCCGACGAGGTGCGCACCACGCAGTGCTGTGTTGTGGGAGGAGGCCCGGCGGGGATGATGCTGGGGCTGTTGCTGGCGCGGGCGGGGGTGGAGGTGACGGTGCTGGAGAAGCACGCCGACTTCCTGCGCGACTTCCGGGGCGACACCATCCACCCCTCCACGCTGGAGTTGATGCACGAGCTGGGCTGGCTGGATGAGCTGCTCGCCCTGCCTCACCAGAAGGCGCCGATGCTGCGCTTCCAGAATGACGCCCATGACGTGGTGGTGGCGGACTTCAGCCACCTGCCCACGCACGCGCGGTACATCGCGTTCATGCCGCAGTGGGACCTGCTGGACTTCCTCGCGCGGAAGGCGTCCGCCTGGCCGGGCTTCAAACTGCGCCAGTGCGCGGAGGTGACGGACGTGCTGCGGGAGGAGGGGCGGGTCGTGGGGGTCCGCGCCCGGACGCCGGAGGGGGCGCTGGAGGTTCGCGCCGACCTGGTGGTGGCGGCGGATGGGCGCAACTCCACGCTGCGCCAGCAGGCGGGCCTGGAGGTGGAGACGCTGGGCGCGCCCATGGACGTCCTCTGGTTCCGCGTCTCGCGCGGCCCTGGGGACCCCGAGGACCCCATGGGCCGCTTCGAGCAGGGCCAGATCTTCATCCTCATCAACCGGGGGGACTCGTGGCAGTGCGGCCGGGTCATCGCGAAGGGCAGCGCCGAGGCCTTGCGCGCGGCGGGCCTGCCGTCATTCCGCGAGGACCTCGCCCGGCAGGCGCCGTTCCTCGCGGACCGGGTTCATGAGCTGGCGACGTGGGAGGACGTGAAGCTGCTCACGGTGCGGGTGGACCGGCTGCGCACCTGGTACCAGGCGGGCCTGCTGTGTATCGGGGACGCGGCGCACGCGATGTCGCCCGTGGCCGGCGTGGGCATCAACCTGGCGGTGCAGGACGCGGTGGCCGCCGCCAACATCCTCGCGGGGCCGTTGCTGGCCCGGCGCGTGACACCCGAGCACTTGCGCCGGGTCCAGGAGCGCCGGGAGTGGCCCACGCGCATCACCCAGCGGGCCCAGGTCCTCATCCAGAACCGGGTGCTGGGGCCCGCGCTGCGGCGCCCGGCGGCGTCCGGTGGCGGGCTCCCCCTCCCGATGTGGCTCGTCCAGCACGTCCCCTTCCTGCGGCGCATCCCCGCGCGCCTCGTGGGCATGGGCGTGCGGCCCGAACACGTGCGCACGCCCGCCGCGCCGCCTCGGGCCTGA
- a CDS encoding carbonic anhydrase, translating to MSRFRTLSVRALKSALVSSVCLASSAFAQDLRGTPAPVFLSGEDAHWGYSQTVSPQRWGELPGNAVCAAGLDQSPIALVTATATPQNHQDAPSFHYGTSRVRMTNNGHTVQFTYDVGSTLQVGGNTYHLAQFHFHTPSEHTKDGVEYPLEVHLVHTDAHGTPALVVGVLIQEGFVHPGLFTAFRHLPRHAGEHSQPAGALINASSLLPFNKAFYKYAGSLTTPPCTEGLQWYVMKNPIELSDSQIAAFQRLPYLNPNNRPLQPLNGRVVTTRHGH from the coding sequence ATGTCGCGTTTTCGCACGCTGTCGGTGCGCGCTCTGAAGAGCGCGTTGGTGTCATCCGTTTGCCTTGCTTCAAGCGCCTTCGCCCAGGACCTCCGCGGGACCCCGGCCCCGGTCTTCCTGAGCGGAGAGGACGCGCACTGGGGTTATTCACAGACGGTCAGCCCCCAGCGCTGGGGCGAGCTCCCGGGAAATGCCGTGTGCGCCGCGGGGCTGGACCAGTCCCCCATCGCACTGGTGACGGCGACGGCGACCCCGCAGAATCACCAGGACGCCCCCAGCTTCCACTACGGCACCAGCCGCGTGCGCATGACGAACAACGGACACACCGTCCAGTTCACCTATGACGTCGGCAGCACCCTCCAGGTGGGTGGCAATACATATCACCTGGCACAATTCCATTTCCATACGCCCAGCGAGCACACCAAGGACGGCGTGGAGTACCCGCTCGAGGTGCACCTGGTGCACACGGACGCCCATGGCACCCCGGCCCTGGTCGTGGGCGTGCTCATCCAAGAGGGGTTCGTGCACCCGGGCTTGTTCACCGCCTTCCGGCACCTGCCCAGGCACGCCGGTGAGCACAGCCAGCCCGCTGGCGCGCTCATCAACGCCAGCTCGCTGCTGCCGTTCAACAAGGCGTTCTACAAGTACGCCGGCTCGCTCACCACGCCTCCGTGCACCGAGGGGCTCCAGTGGTACGTGATGAAGAACCCCATCGAGCTGTCGGACTCGCAGATTGCCGCGTTCCAGCGTCTGCCCTACCTCAACCCGAACAACCGTCCGCTGCAGCCGCTGAACGGCCGCGTCGTCACCACGCGCCACGGACACTGA
- a CDS encoding invertase recombinase-like protein, with amino-acid sequence MAACGGDSAPIVTPDAGQPRPDAGSETPDAGEEIPDAGEELPDAGSETPDAGEEVPDAGSETPDAGEEVPDAGSETPDAGSETPDAGVEPEVSVIDNWGFEEWPGALPEMWFGSKSNITSDSVQKVTPNAFEGVNAVRLTNTSGTHRRFTTGAKSMPAGRYACTFQARGTGEVRNAFFDDDYSSYSSYTSVDTETWTQVAYDFNLANDVFDTFELIFSIRNTSGEHLSIDDVRCTRAPEPCDVVSCEAWERCDNATAACEPVAGRCNDATDCSEWEACDETNTCVVAEGRCTRHAECAGTPETPVCDTASHLCIEGDPCAGVVCEHPATSCNPTSGVCELSPGACFTTYDCVGALPACDSATGRCVSADHPANIIRNGGFESWSTYDIPYHGDHLIPDDWYGLDNGVADPGTEIKPSRLVRYTSAVHGGAAALQFVVPIQIAERFTTEKFNVPSGNYSCSYRVRGHGTIRHRSYSSAGWSPATDFITVDSDAWQPVFFRFTGNVRDWRLFFYPSRSEADRDHLQVDDVVCTKD; translated from the coding sequence ATGGCCGCCTGTGGGGGGGATTCGGCTCCCATCGTGACTCCTGACGCTGGCCAGCCGCGGCCGGACGCGGGCAGCGAGACGCCGGACGCCGGTGAGGAAATCCCGGATGCCGGCGAGGAACTTCCGGACGCGGGCAGCGAGACGCCGGACGCCGGTGAGGAGGTCCCGGACGCGGGCAGTGAGACGCCGGACGCCGGTGAGGAAGTCCCGGACGCCGGCAGTGAGACGCCCGACGCGGGCAGCGAGACACCCGACGCGGGTGTGGAGCCCGAGGTGAGCGTCATCGACAACTGGGGCTTCGAGGAGTGGCCCGGCGCGCTTCCGGAGATGTGGTTCGGCAGCAAGTCGAACATCACGTCCGACAGCGTGCAGAAGGTGACCCCGAACGCCTTCGAGGGCGTGAACGCGGTCCGGCTGACGAACACGTCGGGCACGCACCGGCGCTTCACCACCGGGGCGAAGTCGATGCCCGCGGGCCGCTACGCCTGCACCTTCCAGGCGCGGGGCACCGGTGAGGTCCGCAACGCGTTCTTCGACGACGACTACTCCAGCTATTCCTCCTACACCTCCGTGGACACCGAGACGTGGACGCAGGTGGCGTACGACTTCAACCTCGCCAACGACGTCTTCGACACCTTCGAGCTCATCTTCAGCATCCGCAACACCAGCGGCGAGCACCTGAGCATCGATGACGTGCGCTGCACGCGGGCCCCCGAGCCGTGTGACGTGGTGAGCTGCGAGGCCTGGGAGCGCTGCGACAATGCCACGGCGGCCTGCGAGCCGGTGGCCGGCCGCTGCAACGACGCCACGGACTGCAGCGAGTGGGAGGCGTGCGACGAGACGAACACGTGTGTCGTGGCGGAGGGCCGCTGCACCCGCCACGCGGAGTGCGCGGGGACGCCGGAGACGCCGGTCTGCGACACGGCCAGCCACCTCTGCATCGAGGGTGACCCGTGCGCTGGCGTCGTGTGCGAGCACCCGGCAACGAGTTGCAACCCCACGAGCGGCGTGTGCGAGCTGTCTCCGGGCGCCTGCTTCACCACCTACGACTGCGTTGGCGCGCTGCCGGCCTGCGACTCGGCGACTGGCCGCTGCGTCTCCGCGGACCACCCCGCGAACATCATCCGCAACGGTGGCTTCGAGAGCTGGAGCACCTATGACATCCCCTACCACGGCGACCATCTCATCCCGGACGACTGGTACGGGCTCGACAACGGCGTCGCGGACCCGGGCACGGAGATCAAGCCCTCGCGCCTGGTGCGCTACACGAGCGCGGTGCACGGCGGCGCTGCGGCGCTGCAGTTCGTGGTGCCCATCCAGATCGCCGAGCGCTTCACGACCGAGAAGTTCAACGTCCCGAGCGGCAACTACTCGTGCTCGTACCGGGTGCGGGGCCACGGCACCATCCGGCATCGCAGCTACTCGAGCGCGGGCTGGAGCCCCGCGACCGACTTCATCACCGTCGACAGCGACGCGTGGCAGCCGGTGTTCTTCCGCTTCACGGGCAACGTGCGTGACTGGCGCCTGTTCTTCTACCCGAGCCGCAGCGAGGCCGACCGCGACCACCTCCAGGTCGACGACGTGGTCTGCACGAAGGACTAG
- a CDS encoding beta/gamma crystallin-related protein, with protein sequence MANITVFYNEDFGGTHVDLPPGNYTRAQLEARGIGNNTISSVKVPPGVKAVLFKDDNFAGDQLEVVANAESLGALNNNTSSIRVISVPVQPRARLFYKANFEGKEVDLPPGQYLQAQLELYGIDNNTISSVRPEGLTVVLYKNDNFSGTTLTVTSNTSNLGALDNNTSSIRIT encoded by the coding sequence ATGGCAAATATCACCGTTTTCTACAATGAAGACTTCGGGGGGACCCACGTCGATCTTCCGCCTGGCAACTACACCCGGGCCCAACTGGAGGCGCGGGGCATTGGGAACAACACCATCAGCTCGGTGAAGGTGCCGCCTGGCGTGAAGGCTGTCCTCTTCAAGGATGACAACTTCGCCGGCGACCAGCTCGAAGTGGTGGCCAATGCCGAGTCGCTGGGCGCGCTGAACAACAACACCTCCAGCATCAGGGTCATCTCCGTGCCCGTGCAGCCCAGGGCCAGGCTCTTCTACAAGGCGAATTTCGAGGGCAAGGAGGTGGACCTGCCTCCTGGTCAGTACCTCCAGGCCCAGTTGGAGCTGTACGGCATCGACAACAACACCATCAGCTCGGTGAGGCCGGAGGGACTGACTGTCGTCCTCTACAAGAACGACAACTTCTCCGGCACCACGCTGACCGTGACCTCCAACACCTCGAACCTGGGCGCGCTGGACAACAACACCTCCAGCATCAGGATCACCTGA
- a CDS encoding IS3 family transposase, with the protein MSRESAPRTLAGISKSRKEKRDERDFQTHEEARRALLEYIEAWYNRRRGHSALGDVSPEEYERNASTRSAAA; encoded by the coding sequence TTGAGTAGGGAGTCGGCGCCGAGGACCCTTGCGGGGATATCAAAGTCGAGGAAGGAGAAACGCGACGAGCGCGACTTCCAGACGCACGAAGAAGCCAGACGGGCGCTACTTGAGTACATCGAGGCGTGGTACAACCGTCGCCGCGGCCATTCCGCGCTCGGGGATGTCAGCCCCGAGGAGTACGAGCGGAACGCCTCAACCCGGAGTGCGGCAGCTTGA
- a CDS encoding alpha/beta hydrolase gives MTPLLAILHILGCVLLAAVFFAPAGASTLVHLLKGILREYSLVMMLPALLTALVAAWCSHVDAWRWLRWGTAASALFISILAVWPAGSAWRMARAAGIPLDLREYFRPLVGARPLPSETVRFAEVEGRELHADVFLPQTSASRPRPAVLYFHGGGWRGGERGYARAWADFFTARGYALLSFDYRLFPAATGLKAPGDVKCGIRWVKDHAAAYGIDPDRLVLFGESAGGHLAALAGYSAGDSRLPSTCGAGDTSVAAIIGFYAPGDLVTYAARAPAPLEGFTGVPLEGHRALYELLSPIHHVGPRTPPTLLLHGGADSVVPLDASRALAGRLAQAGVPHALFTLPYAEHGFDIWDGGFGRQLARALVGRFLQQHAPAD, from the coding sequence ATGACGCCCCTCCTGGCGATACTGCACATTCTGGGCTGCGTGCTCCTCGCGGCCGTCTTCTTCGCGCCCGCGGGGGCGTCCACGCTCGTCCACCTGCTCAAGGGCATCCTGCGGGAGTACAGCCTGGTGATGATGCTTCCGGCGCTCCTCACGGCGCTGGTGGCCGCCTGGTGCTCGCACGTGGACGCATGGCGGTGGCTGCGCTGGGGAACGGCGGCCTCCGCGTTGTTCATCAGCATCCTCGCGGTGTGGCCCGCCGGCTCCGCGTGGAGGATGGCCAGGGCGGCCGGGATTCCGCTCGACCTCCGTGAGTATTTCCGCCCCCTGGTCGGAGCCCGCCCCCTCCCGAGCGAGACGGTTCGATTCGCCGAGGTCGAGGGTCGCGAACTCCACGCCGACGTCTTCCTTCCCCAGACGTCCGCGTCCAGGCCCCGCCCCGCGGTGCTCTACTTCCACGGAGGTGGCTGGCGCGGCGGAGAGCGTGGCTATGCCCGAGCCTGGGCTGACTTCTTCACGGCCCGGGGCTATGCGCTCCTCTCGTTCGACTACCGGCTCTTTCCTGCCGCCACCGGCCTGAAGGCCCCGGGAGACGTCAAGTGTGGCATCCGCTGGGTCAAGGACCACGCGGCCGCCTACGGCATCGACCCGGACCGGCTCGTCCTGTTCGGGGAGTCCGCGGGCGGGCACCTCGCGGCCCTTGCGGGGTACTCCGCGGGAGATTCACGCCTTCCCTCCACCTGCGGCGCCGGGGACACATCGGTGGCGGCCATCATCGGCTTCTACGCGCCCGGGGACCTGGTGACCTACGCCGCGCGCGCCCCTGCTCCGCTCGAGGGCTTCACGGGTGTGCCACTGGAAGGCCACCGTGCGCTGTATGAGCTGCTCTCTCCCATCCACCACGTGGGGCCCCGCACCCCTCCCACGCTCCTGCTCCATGGCGGGGCCGACAGCGTCGTGCCGCTCGACGCCTCGCGAGCGCTGGCGGGTCGACTCGCCCAGGCGGGCGTTCCCCACGCCCTCTTCACGCTGCCGTACGCGGAGCACGGCTTCGACATCTGGGATGGCGGCTTCGGCCGTCAGCTCGCCCGGGCGCTGGTGGGGCGCTTCCTCCAGCAGCACGCGCCCGCCGATTGA
- a CDS encoding RICIN domain-containing protein yields the protein MLAFRSSSEGGRARENRSSVKARGWAALALLLLPLTASAGPGPNYRWDESRNRPGPNRCQTRAQCDGARTCSPSGWCQGEARPTPPPPPPSHNGRDWRPERDTRPQRSTFIRSRLEGLVIDIVGGNRAPGAGLVAFRAKSNREGNENQKWELVPTRGGYLIRSRLNGLVLDVEGANKAPGTAVVMWEAHGQPHQVWQLVPGRVRGTYYIQSKLNGLVLDIEGARTDGSGRLITYPMKRDGTAQNQLWKLDI from the coding sequence ATGCTGGCGTTTCGGAGCAGCTCCGAGGGTGGTCGTGCGCGTGAAAACCGGTCGTCCGTGAAGGCCAGGGGTTGGGCGGCGCTCGCGCTGCTGCTCCTGCCCCTGACGGCGTCGGCCGGGCCAGGGCCAAACTACCGCTGGGACGAGTCGCGCAACCGCCCCGGCCCCAACCGCTGCCAGACCCGCGCGCAGTGCGATGGCGCGCGCACGTGCAGCCCCTCGGGCTGGTGCCAGGGCGAGGCGCGCCCCACGCCGCCTCCCCCGCCCCCGAGCCACAACGGCAGGGACTGGCGCCCTGAGCGCGACACACGCCCGCAGCGCAGCACCTTCATCCGCAGCAGGCTCGAGGGGCTCGTGATTGACATTGTCGGTGGCAACCGCGCGCCCGGCGCGGGGCTCGTCGCCTTCCGGGCCAAGTCCAACCGCGAGGGCAACGAGAACCAGAAGTGGGAGCTGGTGCCCACCCGAGGCGGCTACCTCATCCGCAGCCGGCTCAACGGGCTCGTGCTCGACGTGGAGGGCGCCAACAAGGCCCCGGGGACCGCCGTCGTCATGTGGGAGGCCCACGGCCAGCCCCATCAGGTGTGGCAGCTCGTGCCCGGCCGCGTCCGAGGCACCTACTACATCCAGAGCAAGCTCAACGGCCTCGTGTTGGACATCGAGGGCGCCAGGACGGATGGCTCGGGGCGGCTCATCACCTACCCCATGAAGCGCGACGGGACGGCGCAGAACCAGCTCTGGAAGCTGGACATCTGA
- a CDS encoding class I SAM-dependent methyltransferase, giving the protein MGSENKPTSSIDWAAERGKKWLAQLGGMEATLAPVDAPLIQALRLDAPYRIADVACGGGGTTLELFRRAPSGSVVQGIDIAEPLIESARARAQREGCPVLFTQADVAASPPPGAPYERLASRFGVMFFEDPPAAFRNLVRWLAPGGRFAFAVWSSPADNPWMSTVRDAVAEVVDVPTPAPDTPGPFRYAQVDMLRVLLAQAGFAGVEAREWRGGLAIGGGLSASEAASFALAAFSVGDRLVETDEAGRKAVHQSLTDRFSRHESDGVVRLGACVHLVTGTRAE; this is encoded by the coding sequence ATGGGCTCTGAGAACAAGCCCACATCGTCTATCGATTGGGCGGCCGAACGGGGCAAGAAGTGGCTCGCCCAGCTCGGCGGGATGGAGGCGACGCTCGCGCCCGTCGACGCGCCGTTGATTCAGGCGCTGCGGCTCGACGCGCCGTACCGGATCGCCGACGTGGCCTGTGGTGGCGGGGGGACGACGCTGGAGCTCTTCCGCCGGGCGCCCTCGGGGAGCGTCGTTCAGGGCATCGACATCGCGGAGCCGCTGATTGAGTCGGCTCGCGCTCGTGCCCAGCGCGAGGGCTGCCCCGTCCTCTTCACGCAGGCGGACGTGGCGGCGTCGCCGCCGCCCGGCGCGCCGTATGAGCGGCTGGCGTCGCGATTCGGCGTCATGTTCTTCGAAGACCCGCCCGCCGCCTTCCGCAACCTGGTCCGTTGGCTCGCGCCGGGCGGCCGCTTCGCGTTCGCGGTCTGGAGCAGCCCCGCTGACAACCCCTGGATGTCAACCGTGCGGGATGCGGTCGCCGAGGTCGTTGACGTGCCGACGCCCGCTCCGGACACGCCGGGCCCGTTCCGCTACGCCCAGGTCGACATGCTGCGGGTCCTGCTTGCGCAGGCGGGCTTCGCTGGCGTGGAGGCGCGTGAGTGGCGCGGAGGGCTCGCCATTGGTGGTGGGCTCTCGGCCTCCGAGGCCGCGTCCTTCGCGCTGGCGGCCTTCTCGGTCGGGGATCGACTTGTCGAAACGGATGAGGCCGGGCGCAAGGCCGTGCATCAGTCCCTGACCGACCGCTTCTCGCGGCATGAAAGCGATGGCGTGGTTCGGCTGGGGGCCTGCGTTCACCTCGTCACGGGGACCCGCGCGGAGTGA
- a CDS encoding SBBP repeat-containing protein: MRHPLLSMFGLAGIVSAAGAPSVAEAQVPPPSWVRQLGAQHDDQANAVAVSGTSVYVAGQTSSQLGVDPQAGGHDAFIARYDTAGNLQWVRQFGTAETDRATAVATDAAGNVYVAGTTFGGLDFYTNAGGLDFFIAKYDAAGNRVWLRQNGTQMDDFATGLAVGVPDKLFFSGYTGGSFANGGNPDNYDIVVALYDTAGNPYWLQQYGTPVSDMARGIAVTPMHEVYVTGNTYGSLDGTSTPGNTDIFLLKLDILGIQQWVRQVDAGDLDDAKSVAVGPDGGVYLAGETFGSLDGNTNNGTVDVLLARYDSAGNRQWSRMLGGAQTDYAFGVSVSASNVVQVAGYTTSALDGNPPAGSFDAFLTRYDALGTRLGTRTLGTAFHDTARGVAVDASGNAYVAGTTYGGIGGNTNAGGYDAFLARF; the protein is encoded by the coding sequence ATGAGACACCCCCTCTTGAGCATGTTCGGGCTCGCCGGCATCGTCAGCGCCGCGGGTGCGCCTTCCGTCGCCGAGGCCCAGGTCCCGCCCCCGTCCTGGGTGCGCCAGCTTGGCGCCCAACATGACGACCAGGCGAACGCCGTCGCCGTCTCAGGCACGAGCGTGTACGTGGCGGGCCAGACCTCCAGCCAGCTCGGTGTCGACCCGCAGGCCGGTGGTCACGACGCCTTCATCGCCCGGTACGACACCGCCGGCAACCTCCAGTGGGTCCGCCAGTTCGGCACCGCGGAAACGGACCGCGCCACCGCCGTGGCCACGGACGCGGCCGGCAACGTGTACGTGGCCGGCACCACCTTCGGCGGCCTCGACTTCTACACGAACGCGGGCGGCCTCGACTTCTTCATCGCCAAGTACGACGCCGCTGGCAACCGCGTGTGGCTGCGCCAGAACGGCACGCAGATGGACGACTTCGCCACCGGCCTCGCCGTCGGCGTGCCCGACAAGCTCTTCTTCAGCGGCTATACCGGCGGCAGCTTCGCGAACGGCGGCAACCCCGATAACTACGACATCGTCGTCGCCCTCTACGACACGGCGGGCAACCCGTACTGGCTCCAGCAGTACGGCACGCCCGTGAGCGACATGGCGCGCGGCATCGCCGTCACGCCCATGCACGAGGTCTACGTCACCGGCAACACCTATGGCAGCCTCGACGGCACCTCGACGCCAGGCAACACCGACATCTTCCTGCTCAAGCTCGACATTCTCGGCATCCAGCAGTGGGTCCGGCAGGTTGACGCAGGCGACCTCGATGACGCCAAGAGCGTCGCCGTGGGCCCCGACGGCGGTGTCTACCTCGCTGGCGAGACGTTCGGCAGCCTTGACGGCAACACCAACAACGGCACCGTCGACGTGCTGCTCGCGCGCTACGACAGCGCCGGCAACCGCCAGTGGAGCCGCATGCTCGGCGGCGCGCAGACCGACTACGCCTTCGGCGTCTCCGTCAGCGCGAGCAACGTCGTGCAGGTCGCCGGCTACACCACCTCCGCGCTCGACGGCAACCCGCCCGCCGGCTCGTTCGACGCCTTCCTCACCCGCTACGACGCGCTCGGCACCAGGCTGGGCACCCGCACCCTGGGCACGGCGTTCCACGACACAGCGCGCGGCGTCGCCGTGGACGCTTCCGGCAACGCCTATGTGGCCGGCACCACCTACGGCGGCATTGGCGGCAACACCAACGCTGGCGGCTACGACGCCTTCCTCGCCCGCTTCTGA
- a CDS encoding aspartyl protease family protein has protein sequence MRVLIAVLMTLPLLLGTSAARADALQPLLARHLAWRGGAAFTGLESIHAKGKSVAAGLQGPMESWSHRDGRARRDTDYGVVRESMGITPKGGWKLNASGQVEDASPTDARDVRHQVALDFGAALQGRAGATLALRPDEQRDGRSWKVVRVTFGDEDLYDLFLNDADGALHGLRIREDNVTRFVRLGDWREVQGVRMPFLEEVLTDNPDSDVRTVVETLEVNVPIPSTVFERPQDVRKAVFEKGHHSTGFIPFEFFAENRVYIPARVNGQQTQVLLDSGAEMTVVDLAYARELGLKTQGQLAAVGSGGQAQAQFAAGVDIVLGNLRLAGLTVAVIDLAEVARLIGHPLPVILGKEAFNQLVVDVDFPNRRVAFHEASRFKAPPRTVRLPLVESAGGQRAVEISIEGRPPIPVLFDVGNGGALSLFPAYWEQAGLLTGRRSSKTLSGAVGGLRERDVATLKNIQLAGITLKDVPTVFDDAGKSVSSSDRLLGNLGLAVLGRFRMMTDYATDTLMLVPNDRALRQPFRKDRSGLIALPAEGRLVVKLVAPGSPAASSDWKVGDEIIAVDGEPIGPGYGGTELSRWRYRAAGQTVVLTLKDGSKRRLTLRDYY, from the coding sequence ATGAGAGTCCTCATCGCGGTTCTGATGACCTTGCCCCTCCTGCTGGGCACCTCGGCGGCTCGGGCGGACGCGCTGCAGCCGCTCCTCGCTCGCCACCTCGCGTGGCGGGGCGGGGCCGCCTTCACGGGCCTGGAGAGCATCCACGCGAAAGGGAAATCCGTGGCGGCTGGGCTCCAGGGGCCGATGGAGTCCTGGAGTCACCGGGACGGGCGGGCACGCCGGGATACGGACTACGGCGTGGTCCGGGAATCAATGGGCATCACGCCCAAGGGCGGCTGGAAGCTGAACGCCAGCGGACAGGTCGAGGACGCCTCGCCCACCGACGCGCGCGATGTCCGGCACCAGGTGGCGCTTGATTTCGGGGCAGCGCTACAAGGGCGTGCGGGAGCGACGCTCGCGCTGCGACCCGACGAGCAACGCGACGGCCGTTCCTGGAAGGTGGTCCGCGTCACGTTCGGCGATGAGGACCTCTACGACCTGTTCCTCAACGACGCTGACGGTGCCCTCCACGGCTTGCGCATCCGCGAGGACAACGTCACCCGCTTCGTGCGGCTGGGAGACTGGCGTGAGGTCCAGGGGGTGCGAATGCCCTTCCTGGAGGAGGTGCTCACCGACAACCCGGACTCCGACGTGCGAACGGTGGTGGAGACGCTGGAGGTGAACGTGCCCATTCCCTCCACCGTCTTTGAACGTCCCCAGGACGTCCGCAAGGCGGTTTTCGAGAAGGGCCACCACAGCACCGGCTTCATCCCCTTCGAGTTCTTCGCGGAGAACCGCGTCTACATCCCCGCGCGGGTGAATGGCCAGCAGACGCAGGTGCTGCTGGACAGCGGCGCGGAGATGACGGTGGTCGACCTGGCCTACGCGCGTGAGCTGGGGTTGAAGACGCAGGGGCAGCTCGCGGCCGTCGGCAGTGGCGGGCAGGCGCAGGCCCAGTTCGCTGCCGGCGTGGACATTGTCCTGGGCAACCTGCGACTGGCAGGGCTGACGGTCGCCGTCATCGACCTGGCCGAGGTCGCGCGGCTGATTGGCCACCCGCTGCCGGTCATCCTGGGCAAGGAGGCCTTCAACCAGCTCGTCGTGGACGTGGACTTCCCGAACCGGCGCGTCGCCTTCCATGAGGCGTCCCGCTTCAAGGCGCCACCGCGCACGGTGCGGCTGCCCCTGGTCGAGTCCGCGGGTGGGCAGCGCGCCGTCGAAATCTCCATTGAAGGCCGTCCCCCCATTCCCGTGCTGTTCGACGTGGGCAACGGCGGAGCGCTCTCGCTCTTTCCCGCCTATTGGGAGCAGGCGGGGCTGCTCACCGGGCGGCGCAGCTCCAAGACGCTGTCCGGCGCCGTGGGCGGGCTCCGGGAGCGCGACGTGGCGACGCTGAAGAACATCCAACTGGCGGGCATCACCCTGAAGGACGTGCCCACGGTGTTCGATGACGCGGGCAAGAGCGTCTCCTCCTCGGACAGGCTCCTCGGCAACCTGGGACTCGCCGTCCTCGGGCGCTTCCGGATGATGACGGACTATGCGACGGACACGTTGATGCTGGTCCCCAATGACCGCGCGCTGCGGCAGCCCTTCCGCAAGGACCGCTCCGGCCTGATTGCCCTCCCCGCGGAGGGACGGCTCGTGGTGAAGCTGGTGGCCCCTGGGAGCCCCGCCGCCAGCTCGGACTGGAAGGTGGGGGATGAAATCATCGCCGTCGATGGAGAGCCCATTGGCCCTGGCTATGGGGGCACCGAGCTTTCGCGCTGGCGATACCGCGCGGCCGGACAAACGGTGGTGCTCACGTTGAAGGATGGCAGCAAGCGCCGGCTGACCTTGCGCGACTACTACTGA